TTTAGTTTAATTCATCCAGTTAACCATGGTTTGGTAGGTGTAAGCAGTTCGTGATGACCATGTGTTGAATATTATAGGTCAGACAGATAGGGTAGAGAGTGCCTCCCCAGGGTTGGTCTCAGTCAGCCAacaatttctcatgccattgtctgcaGTATAGTTGGGTCTGGTATTAAGTTTGAGATGGCCAATTTGGAACTAGTTCCCCAACCTAGCACTCATCTTAAAATGATTCAACATACTCACCGTCAATGGGTGTGTCCCAAGCCTAGTCACTGTCAATGGGTGTGTCCCAGGCCCCTAGTCATATGTGCAATAAGATGGATTGCAGAAGGCAAGAATCAGTATAGGCTCAATAATGCCGCTCCTTATTTGCCTGTTTGACCTTTTTCATCTTGATGCCGATTTGAGAGTGGCTAAGCAACGAAAGAACAGAGACTTCTCTTGAATCTTTGCAAATCCATAGCTGGTTGGGGTCTTCAACCAATCTAACCTTATTTGCTATTTGCAATTATATACTTTTGATATACTTCATATCTTAAAAGACAACGTAGATGCCGTTCTCacaaaaaaagggcagcccggtgcactaagctcccgctatgtgcggggtccggggaagggccggaccataagGTTCAATTGTACGCAGCCtcaccctgcatttctgcaagaggctgtttccacggctctaacccgtgacctcctggtcacatggcagcaactttactagttacgccaaggctcctcTTCGCCGTtctcacaaaaaaaaaaggaaaaaaagaaaacccATAGATGCCCGTTACACTATTGATTGATGAGTGCTTTTCCTCAGCGAAGAGGTGTGACCTTGTGTCTTCTTCTTGTTTAACCCAAATTTTTGAGGCCAtgtttcttcttttattgatGTGATCAAGTTATTGTGTGCAACGCTAATTTGCTATATCCATTtctcaaaatttatataaatccATACTCTTGTAGGCCTGTGATATTGGAGAAGATGGTTTATTTGGTTTTGACTTGCATAGTGATGGTGAAGGTCAAAGGTATTTATCATAATCTTTAGGAGAAGTTCCCCTGCTTTCATCTTTAAAGGGGCACTAAATGATAGTTTTTTTATTTAGGCACTTGAATGCTTCAATCAAAGAGAATGAAACTGATCATGTATTTGGTACAAATGGTTCTGTTATTGGTTTTCCACCAAAAGGTTCCTCTTACTCTTGCATCCAGATGAATGGTAAAGAGGTCTTTAGATTTGCTGTTCGCGTTGTGCCACAATCAATTGAAGCAGCTTTAGAGAACGCAGGTCTTCCTGGGTCCAAAATTGATTGGCTGCTTCTCCACCAGGTATAACTTTCTGGGATAGATAACTCAACTGAGTCAGTCATACCTAAATGGCTAAATATGGAATGATGACATTCTTTAGAAGCAATTATGTTTTAGACTGAATGAATATACATTTTTAAACGACTAGTGACAATATGCATTGATACTTGTGATTGCCCTCCTCTCCTCTAGTTTTATATTTTATGTTACTATCCTTGATATGCTAACAGACCAGATCATGTTGTAGGGGGCCAGGGGTAGTTGTTAAAAGGAGGAGTTCTGATAGTTCAGCAAAGAATCAACCCTAAAAGTGACAGAATAATAGAATCAGTAAACTTGAAATATAATTATTTGTTCTCAGTGATGAAACATTTTAAAAAGTACAAATCTTGACCTGCAACTTCTTACTATTAAGCACGTCATGCTTACTGCTTAGTGCTCCTATCATTACATTGGATTCATTTTGCGCGTATTAAACCTAAAACATGTCCAAAAGTGTATGTGGCTAAGGGATCAACCTTTGCTTATATTACCACATAAATTTAGCTCTACTATTACTCTATACCCTGTCAAATAAGTACATGAGATTGGGGCTAGAGTTTTTTTACTAAGCTATTGGATGCGTATTAACGCCTGAGAAATGCAGGACAAAATAACAAGTATACATACCACAAAATGAGTATTttgattgaagaagaaagaagtaaatAGTTGAGAAAAGAACGAAACGTAAagtgagaaagaaaagaataagCTGCTTGCTGACAAAGCTGTAAACTCTCATATTTCAGTAAAAGCACAATATGGTTATTTCCAGATTGCTTTATTAGCTTGAGCCTTGATTAATCTTTTATGATGCACAATATTCTCATTATCCAATTGCTTTATTGGCTTGTTTGTATTGTTTGATTGATAAAGAAACTCATTTCATGTTCAAGATAATATAGGTAAAATCTCCAAGCATGTTCATTCCagcaattatttttaaaagattttcttACAATTTTATGGTAGAAATACAACTTGAGATAATTCACTGAAAGTGTCTTAATGCTCCTTTTGGAATTATCATCCTGCACCACTTAATAAATACTCTCTAGGTATCACATTAATATAGGCAACTTATTGTGAATGGTTACATGCAGGCAAACCAAAGGATTATTGATGGAGTAGCAACGCGTTTGGAGGTCCCATCAGAACGTGTCATATCAAATTTAGCAAATTATGGCAATACAAGTGCTGCATCGATCCCTTTGGCACTGGATGAAGCTGTTCGAAGTGGGAAAGTGCAGGCAGGCCATGTCATTGCTGCTGCTGGATTTGGGGCTGGCCTTACGTGGGGTTCTGCTATACTCAGATGGGGGTGAATGCTGCTACGGAGTTTGGCGGCGGCCTCACATCTGGATTCTGCAGAAATCAAATAGGGACGGAACTTCTCAACATATGAATAGAGCTCAAACATAGATGGAAAGAAGAAATGATAAGGTTGCATTTCCCTTCTGCTTTTTGTTCAGTTGTAGCCTGATTTTGGAGGCTTCAATGGCGGATTCGGTCTCCCTCtcaattttctgatgtatttatttttcctaacaCCAATAATTATCAACATTTTGCTCCATTTGAAGTTACTATTTTTGAAGTCCATGATTTTGCAGATTTCGGCTACAATTTCTGCTTATCCCAGGCTGTCTTTTCTAGTTTGTTGACATTCAGATTGGATTTGAGAAGCGTATTTGCactagattcatgatataatatGTTGTTTCATCTTTTGACTAGTGCTAAGAAAAATGCTCATCACACTGCAAATTGTAATGTGTTTAAAATTCGAAGTAAATCGTTACGCTTGACGTAATAAAGAGTTGGTAATATGGAACAAGCATTAAGAATACTAAGACATGATTTATCTGACCTGTTAGGATTAAATCCCTCCTAAGTTTTTCAGAAGTGAGATGGTAGCTTATGTATTTGTAATTTCAAACTTTGAACAGCCAGATTGTTAGAGGAAAAAAAGGAGATGAGACATATAGTTTGGTGTCACCTttctgaataaactcaaagggcACATTTTGATACATTGAACATGCTTGTCATAAAACCAAAATCAATTTCTTGCTCTGAATTTCAAATAAAGGAGATATAGGCTGCATTTGACAGAAAATGTTTTCCAGataataagttattttttatGTTTGATTTCCATAAAGAAATATTTCACAAAAGGGGGAAAATGACTTTCCATGTGAAAGGAAGTCATTTTCCTATCTCAACTCTTTAACTTTGAATCACTGCTTTAATCAAAGCTTAGACATTATTATCAATCtatatattcaaaaatatcacaaaccGATTTGCTAATATTAATTATCATTTTTTAATAATTGTTTTCGAAAAAAAGCATTGTAAACACTTTTGATCCTTAAACCTTTACACACTAGAACTGTTTAAATTAACTGTGATATCAAAACGCGCATAAAATCACAACACAGAGATCTCCCGCCCCTTTACATAAGTACTCAAAATTACCGGCCAAAGAAAATAAAGTACTGAACCTGGTTTCCATTGAGCATAAATATCTTGAGCATTCTCTCCCTTTTGCGATTTCCTCTTTTCTATAATTTGTACGGCTAACCATCACTGCTTTCTCCGGCGAAATCAAGTTGTGAGTTTCCTTTCATTCTCTGCGATTCTCATATGACATAaatcttaaaccctaaaccctttTCCTTTTGATTTTTCTATCCTCTGTATAATGGAAGCCTAAGCTTATTTTTCATACTTCATGATTTTTACTAGTCAATTTGCATTCTTACTTATATTCGCTTCGAAGTTTGGCGTTTTTTATCTGCTTCTTATCTTCGTATTACTAATCAAGTTTTATTGAATATATTCatggaaaaaaggaaaataaaggaaTTAGCTTTTTGAAAACAATAGTAGAGTTTTCATTTCCTTGCTAAAGGACCATTTTTGTTTATCATTTCTGAACTTCTTTGATATCCATCATGTAGTACGATTTGTTCTGGATTTAAAATTGTGGAAGGTAAATTATTTACATGTAAAGTTACAGTTAAGAAATTTTACTTACAAGCTGAAAATGGTATAGTAATTCTTTTGATGGGAAAAGTAAAAAAAGATAAATGTTGTAATTTTTACTGAAAAATGACATGAAATAATGAGAGCCTAAGCATTTTCGGCTAAGCATTTTTTTTCTCTGCTAAAGGCTTCTGATTATATCATTCTCTAATGCAGTTTGAAGTGAGCTAATTTAAGTTGTCATGTCGCTAGAGGAAATTCTTGGTGTTTTGTGATGACTATTGTTCTAGTAAATTAGTAAAGTCACTTTCGAAAATGATACATTTGTCCTCTCCAGTTGTAGTCTTGTTAAATCTTTTTCTTTAAATCTTGGCGTTTCCCTTTGCCTGGAGTATTCTCCTCCTTGGTCTTTGATTTAAAGCTCTCGTTTAGGTTTAAAGGAGTGATAAACTGCAAggcagaaaatatttttcttgtatGAGTTTACTCCTTGAGAGGTTATATGATGCAGTCCAAAATAGGCAATTACCAATTAGCCAattaagagaagaaaaaagaagagaaaagaaaatctgGACTCAAAATTCAAGTGAAAACGTCGACTTTACtgatccaaaagaaaaaaaagagaaaaactggAAAAAGAGTGAAAACATGGACTCAAGAGGCATTACAACAGcaacaaaagatagaaaaaacCAGGATACTTGCTGCATGAGATCAGTGTTGTGAAGGAAGTGATCTTATTGTTTAGATTTTTGGTCCGACTGGTTGCTTATATCTGCAATTTTCCAGTCTATACTGTTGGGTGCGAGGAGACCACTAAAGCAGTAGCTTTGCCCAACCCCGTAGAGTTAAAACTAAAGATCCATATTGCTGCTTTCATGTAGTTTTTATGCTGTTCTTGATTTTGAACTGACCTGTTCCTGGAATCATGAGCTGCCACTGCTTCATACTACTCTTTTTATACTACTGATTTGCTTTTTTTAAGTTGCTTTTActattatgtatttattttgtaggCTGGTATCCTTGGAACAGTATGAGATTCTGGTTGGCGAGAAACTTCTAGCACTCTTCCGTACCATGAAGTTTGTAAGTCTCTTCCCTTCTCTGCATATTTGCTTGCGTGCATATTTTTGGAGTACATACTAACATCATGTATTCATGGATTCCAATATTTGCAGACATGTTTAAGTGAGGGCAGGGGCTATTATTTCCCACCATGCCACATAGTCAATATAAGTGGCTTCCGGGTGTTATTTGACTGCCCTTTGGACCTTTCAGCACTCGCGGTCTTCTCTCCCCTACCAATTGTTACATCTTCTCTGCTTGATGAAAAAACTTCAAATGTTAGTGGCCAAAGTTCATCAAATTCAGAGTCTGTAAGACGGGAAGTTGGGGAGTTTCTTGATTCCAAAAGTTTGATACAGGCTGAGCCTTGGTACAAAACTGTGAAAAGCTTGCAGCTTTGGAGTATTTATTCCATAGATGTGATACTAATCTCAAGTCCGATGGGTATGCTAGGGTTACCATTTCTTACCCGCCTCAAAGATTTTAGATCGAAGGTGATGGAAGGGATATTTTCTTGCATTTATAAATAGAATTAACCTTATGCTGGTGAATTTCTTATAATGTGGTTATCTCATCAGGTATATGTAACGGAAGCAGCTTCCAGACTAGGGAAACTGATGATGGAGGACCTTGTTTTCATGCATATGGAGTTGAGACAATTTTATGGACCTGAAGAGTCTGGTTGCCCTCAATGGATGATATGGGAAAAGCTTGAACTACTACCTATGGCACTAAAGGATATTGTTTTAGGCAGTAAAGGGACAGAACTTGGTGGATGGATGCCCATATACAGGTAACACTTCTTATTTCATTTGATAGAAAGATCTGTTTTTGTCATGTTTCTTGTGGTTTGCTTTCGTCAATTAGTGTGTTTACTTACTAGATATTACTCTGCTACTTATGCCTAAGTTTTTAGATGCCTGTTGTGCCTTTTTGTAGGATGGACTTGGATGTAAATGTTCTACTTGATACAGAAACATAGAAATAATGTACCGTAAGAAATTGAGAACACATGATTGCAGGTGTCTCAGAATTCTTTTCACCAATATAAACATATGCTACTTTCATTCTATATTAAATTTACTGGTTTAAGCCAGTAGTCTGTTATGATTTCTATGAAGTTGTGAGGAGTTGTGCTTTTGCAAATGAGATATCTGCTCAACGGAGTGGACATTACTGAGACATGAAAATAGTGAAGACTTTCAATTTGGGATGGGAGTGGAACTATATAGGAGTCAGTTCCTTCTCAGTACCAATACTGAGACACGTGGATGCATTTTTTTCAGTTACAAACTTACTGACTTGGAAATTGACATTTAGAAGTTTTTTTTACAGAATTTGACTATTCATCCCACAGTCTTAAAGAAAAGGACCCTGGTTCACCTAGCCAGTAGtcgaaaatgaaaaatgaagcaGATACTTTGAAGCTCTGTGTTTGTTATGGGTTGATCTTTATATGATCTGCAAAAGTGATGGGAAATTTTCAGTGCAGCTGATATCAAGGGTTGCATGGAGAAGGTTCAATCCCTTAAGTATGCTGAAGAAGCCTGCTATAATGGCACATTGACCATAAAAGCGTTCAGCTCTGGTTTGGAGATAGGTGCTTGTAATTGGAATATCCTAAGTCCAAAAGGAAGCATCACTTATCTTTCTGGCTCAGTTTTTGCATCGACAACTGCTTCCAGTTTTGATtaccaagctcttgaaggaagtGATGTTCTATTATATTCAGACTTCACAGCCTGCAATGATGTTGATAGTGAAAAGAATGATTTCCCTCCTGCTACTGCCAGTTCCTATCCAAGGTACATTCCTTTTGTATTATTCTGGAATATTATACATATAACTGAAGCTGTCCGGCATGCATAGGTGAGATACTATTTTATGGCTATGCATTTTTTTCCCTTTAAAGGTTATCTTCTCTTGTTCTCCATCCATCTTCTGATTCATGCTTTATTCATCTTCCTCCGTATCATTTACATATTTTCTGGAAGGGGAAGTAATGAGCTTTAAAACTTGGAACATGTGCAGTGATACTGGTAGTTGTTGGGAAACAATAACCGAGTCCTGGCTTGATTCAGATGAGTACTCAGAAGAGATGGAAAAAGTATCTTTTATATGTTCATGTGCTTTGGACTCTGTTAATGACGGAGGGTCAGTCCTTATTCCCATTGGACGGCCTGGAGTCATGTTGAAGCTATTGGAACATGTATCACTTTCGCTAGAATCTTCAAATTTGAAGGTATGGTGTAAAAATTGCACATGTATTCAACACGTTACCTGGAtatgatcacctaaaatttaaaaaatactcTTAAAGAAAGGCGACTTGCTTtagtatataaaaataaaatattttataagaaTATTAAATCATGAGGGTattatatacagtattaaagatttatttaatttttgagtTCACATTTTTTGTGGTGTATTGTGATTCATCTCATAGCAATCTCTGTATTATGATCCTAGGTAAGTAAACATCCTGTGGAAAGATTTTCAGCACGTTTATTCTTTCCGATGACTGTTCATTATTCGGCTACACAATAAGCTATTCAGACAATTATTTGCTACTCCAGTAATTCTTTTTGAATGTTCTTGTTTTTGAAATATACAAACTTCAGTTATTTTTCTATTTTGAATTTGGGAGCGTGTTGAAGAGAATCTTTAAGAATAATATAGAATATTCTTAATAATTATGTTAATCAAGTGTACGCTATCTTAATCATTGTTTCATAATTAAGAATCTCAAGTGTTAGgaaacaatcaaagaaagaatCTCAAGAGTTAGGAAACTTGCCTTTATTTCATGTAGCTCAAAACTCCTATATAATGAGTACTTATATTGTTAGCCAAATACTTACAAGTTCAAACAAAgcttttctctcttctcttctcttctcttcatcttcatcttcatcttcataaTTTATTAGAATTTGACTCTTCATTTACTCGGAAAATTCAAGGATTTCCAGGAATTTACTGAAACATGAGTATACTTCTTTTTCGATCGGTATGAAACTTGAGTATACTTTCAGTGACGAGAGATCAATAGCATTTCCCCCCATCCCTTCCAATGCTGTTTGTTGGTATTGCTGTTGGAGATATAAATTCATAGTTATACTAATTGTAATCCTGATGGTAGGAAGGAATGAACATCGAGATATTCTTGTTTCCAAGATATTATACACAATCGTGGACTATTGCCATCTGTTATTAAAGTTATATTTTGAATCCATCTCTGATCAATACACATGGACAAGAATCTTCCAATTCTCAAGTTTTGCTTCCTTTCATATCTAATTTTAGTACACTTAGTTGCGGATACCTAAATTTGCTTCAGCTGAAATATGTTTTTTATGTATTGAAACTGGGTGTTTTTATGCTGTGTAGGTTCCTATATATTTTGTTTCTTCTGCAGCAGAAGAGTTATTGGCATTTTCCAATATCATACCTGAATGGCTGTCCAGTCAACGTCAAGAAAGAGTACTACATTAACTGATCATCACTATGAATCTTGTGGATTTAATCTTTTTGCTGTTAAAACAGAAAGCTGAGCAAGTAGATATAATCcgtttctttttttttatgtGTGGATCCACAGCTCTATTCTGGGCAACCTCTATTTACTCATATTCAGCTGTCAAAGGAGAAAAAGCTCTTGGTATCTCCAGCAATTCATTCATTGAAATTCCTGTAAGATATATTCTGTCTCCTCATGTCGAAATATAAGCTACAAAAAATGAGCATAGTAACCTGCTTAATAACCTTACTTTAGATGCTATTTTGGCTTTGTTACACTCTTTCTATCCTTTTACATCTTTTGACTTCACTGTTGTCTTTGgttatgaaaaaaagaaaagaaaagaaaagaaaagaaatgtttTTGGAGCTGCTGTTACCATCAACATCATTGGCCTAGTCTAATATTACATGCTCAGAACAAGTTGGCAGGAACCTTGCATAGCATTTTGTCCTCACTGGAGTTTGCGACTTGGCCCTGTTGTTCATCTCCTTCAACGTTGGTGTGCCGATCCTAACTCGTTGCTTATTATGGAGGTGCAGGCCTGCTATATGACTTTTCACATTCACAAATCTCGTGTATCTGGTTGTATGACTAATGTCAAGCTTGACTATATTATTGAGGTCAATGTTTCACATTTCACAGGAAGGAGCTGATATCAATTTGGCTATTTTGCCTTTCAAGCCAATGTCAATGAAGGTCCTTCAATGTTCGTTCATCTCTGGAATAAAGTAAGCAAACTCTTTTTGATCCTCTATCTCATGTGAAACAGACAGCGCCTGTCTGGCTTTTAGCTCTTTATCCTTTTGGTGCTCTATAGGTTTTCTGTTGGAGTTCGCTGAATTTGCAAGAACTAGGATTAAGAGGTGCcttagaaaaaaagaaaagtacaAGATGCTTCTTGGAAAGGGTCCACAATGTTTGATCTAAAGTCACATGGCTGCTTACCATATGATTGATTATCTTTTCTAGGTAGTTTACACTTTATAGGCGAGTTTTGAGAATTAGAGAAGAACCCAGTAGATGCTCAAGGCTGTGCTCTTGGATAGTTTACAAACCATGCCCCCTTTAAGTGTTTTGTTTTTGATAAGGTAAAGTGTTTTATTGATAAAGCAGCAAGGGTACAGCAAAAGGTTACAGAGTTCAAGATTACATCATCTGCTACATAAAAACAGAATCCAAATCAGACATATTAATCACAGTATTTTCTCTATGCCAGCAAAACAAATTTGGCAAACATCTGAATTTTTGAGAGGCAATCATCTCCTTTCTTCCTTCAAAACATCTTCTGTTTCTCTCATGCCACACTGTCCATATGATACATAAAGGAATTGATCTCCAGATCTTCTCCAGTCTTCTTTCCGTTCTTTGACCTTGCCAGCAGTGTAGTAAATCTTTGAAGCTTTCTGGATCACCTAATGAACATCAAAGATGTTTAGGAATAGGGACCATATCCCCCATGTTTGGTTGCAATGCAGCAGCAAATGATTTAACAGTTTCAAAAGAGCATTCATATAAAAAACACCTGTTACAGAGGCTAAGACTCCTTTTCTGTAATCAGCATTACTCTCCCAAATAAAATCCCTCCTCAATTAAGTGTTAGTTGTTTGTATCCAGTGAAGAAAATAAAGTAGTAACTTTTATGAGTTCTATTTCTCATTTAAAGGACGCCGGTGAGGCCGCATAGCGGTTTAGTCATTTTCTTCAGTCTTAATTATTAAGTTCACACAAGAGACAttattttctctttctatttCAATTACTACAAATTCGTAGCTCTTTAATTACCATTCTGGCTTCTAGTCATTACAAATACAAACTTCATTTTCTATTTTGCAGGCTAAAGAGAGCTATACCTTTACTAAAGATACTACAACCTAAACATGTGCTGgtagcctctctctctctctcccctcgACCCTTTCCCACCCCGAAACCCCAACCCCAAATTTTCTGCTCCAAGATACTGAACTGTCATTCATGCTGTCT
This DNA window, taken from Nicotiana tabacum cultivar K326 chromosome 4, ASM71507v2, whole genome shotgun sequence, encodes the following:
- the LOC107815402 gene encoding uncharacterized protein LOC107815402 translates to MKFTCLSEGRGYYFPPCHIVNISGFRVLFDCPLDLSALAVFSPLPIVTSSLLDEKTSNVSGQSSSNSESVRREVGEFLDSKSLIQAEPWYKTVKSLQLWSIYSIDVILISSPMGMLGLPFLTRLKDFRSKVYVTEAASRLGKLMMEDLVFMHMELRQFYGPEESGCPQWMIWEKLELLPMALKDIVLGSKGTELGGWMPIYSAADIKGCMEKVQSLKYAEEACYNGTLTIKAFSSGLEIGACNWNILSPKGSITYLSGSVFASTTASSFDYQALEGSDVLLYSDFTACNDVDSEKNDFPPATASSYPSDTGSCWETITESWLDSDEYSEEMEKVSFICSCALDSVNDGGSVLIPIGRPGVMLKLLEHVSLSLESSNLKVPIYFVSSAAEELLAFSNIIPEWLSSQRQERLYSGQPLFTHIQLSKEKKLLVSPAIHSLKFLTSWQEPCIAFCPHWSLRLGPVVHLLQRWCADPNSLLIMEEGADINLAILPFKPMSMKVLQCSFISGIKLKRAIPLLKILQPKHVLVPEGLRPHISCWNPTISVSYFSENETVVIPKLKNYADMYIAMDLAPELLNYTKVIQENNIVRLKGELLVEQGKHQLVIGNKQVLSSQDKPLLFLGRVDVNSLLMALTKMGMKATAQHAQITNGSENASIVCISEPNEALIEVTSTRTMITVADENTASLVSEAVRSTLVCI